CGTCCAGCCCGTGGTTGAGGCATCAATGCGAAGGCATCGTCGTAGGATTCAAAGATCAGTGGAAGAAGATCAAGAAAGGTGAATCTGACATCACCCGAGACGAATTTATGAAGTATGTTGTGGATCTGTGGTCGATGCCATGTGCCCGGCATAAAGAGCATCCTGCGGTTTTCTCCGAAGAGCTGCCGTATCGCTGTGTCAAACTTTTCTCGTATGTCGGAGATGTGGTCCTGGACCCCTTCTGCGGTACCGGGACAACATTACTCATCGCGAAACAATTGGGTCGCAACTGCATCGGCATCGATCGATCAAAGAAATACTGCGACATAACGAAGGAACGGATCGGATTCTTCCAGGCGACACTTAACGATTCAGTAAAATTCATATACAATACTGTAAACGGAGATTAAATATGGACAGAGTTGAAACCGGTAAATACTACAAGAATCTGTCATCTAGCAGGATCTGCAAAGTGACGGGAAAATATTTCTACACAGTCAAATACGATGACGTGGATGATGTTTTTAATCTAAACCCCCATTATTGCCACTACAAGACATTTAAAAAGAACTGGATCGAAGTGTCTGATCAAAACGAGGTTTGAGACGTGGAAAAACGAACTGGCGCGAATAGTAGATACAATCAAAGGAAGTGATCAAATAACCCTCTTCACATTCTCGACGAATTATGACGAGCTAATTAACGAAACGAAATTGCATTCTTTGAGATGGAATGCTGAATATTGGATAGAGCGCCTGGACAACAACCCAAAACTCGACATCTGGTGGTTGAATCCGAGAAATCGACATCCAGACTGCCACAAACTCGGAATAGCGTCTGGAACTGCGACGCCGATCTACGGACACGAGATGACGATTGACACCGCCCAAGACGACGGGTACCCCGATCTGTACGCACTCCTTGAAGTGCTGATGCAACTACACAAAATGGAATGCGAAGAAGTACTAGATCACCGTTGGGCTGCTGTTCGATGGACGTGGACAGAGAGATACTGGAAGTAATACAATGGCTGCTAGAATAAAACATGTGTATCAGAAGACGCTTGACAGGATCATAGCACATTGCGACCACGCGGGCGAAGACAAGTTTCGTGCTCCTGAACTCGGACTGCCGCATGGACACACTCGGGCGCTGTTCACCAGAGGATACATCAAAAAAGTGAGCCGTGCGA
The Candidatus Zixiibacteriota bacterium genome window above contains:
- a CDS encoding site-specific DNA-methyltransferase; amino-acid sequence: MKTLEDDSIDLIVTSPPYGVGKEYEKDVGQDEYSYMVDAASKEFKRVLKPDGRFACNVPFTMNHNNALVLVMHEWMTAFLKNGLNIRDIIIWNQSNSGNDTAWGSFKSASSPWLRHQCEGIVVGFKDQWKKIKKGESDITRDEFMKYVVDLWSMPCARHKEHPAVFSEELPYRCVKLFSYVGDVVLDPFCGTGTTLLIAKQLGRNCIGIDRSKKYCDITKERIGFFQATLNDSVKFIYNTVNGD